From Granulicella sp. WH15, the proteins below share one genomic window:
- a CDS encoding DUF4230 domain-containing protein has protein sequence MTTQYNSGRSSSGSLLLFLFALLLGAASLVVFLRNATSGPMARIASLVIGRTSSFDTSVPAVVQKIQRLNRLETVVYSLDTVVEGNRSSAIFPDLLAGDRLLMVVHGQSIAGIDLAKLKPEDVRISGPNRASIHVTLPASELFVTTLDNQHTRVYARSTGLLVPVDQNLESDTRAKAQQQLQAAALSDGILDAARKNARATVTTLLYSLGFQTVDVN, from the coding sequence ATGACCACCCAATACAACTCCGGCCGCAGCTCCTCCGGCAGCCTCCTGCTCTTCCTCTTCGCCCTGCTGCTGGGCGCGGCGTCTCTGGTCGTCTTTCTGCGCAACGCGACCTCCGGCCCCATGGCCCGGATCGCCAGCCTAGTCATCGGCCGGACGTCGAGCTTCGACACCTCCGTCCCTGCCGTGGTCCAGAAGATCCAGCGGCTGAACCGTCTGGAGACGGTGGTCTACTCGCTGGATACCGTGGTCGAGGGCAACCGTTCGAGCGCGATCTTCCCCGACCTGCTGGCCGGTGACCGGCTGCTGATGGTGGTGCACGGCCAGTCCATCGCGGGCATCGACCTGGCCAAGCTGAAGCCGGAGGACGTCCGGATCAGCGGCCCGAACCGCGCATCGATCCACGTAACCCTGCCAGCCTCCGAACTGTTCGTGACGACGCTCGACAACCAGCACACGCGGGTCTACGCCCGTTCGACCGGCCTGCTGGTGCCGGTGGACCAGAACCTCGAATCGGACACCCGAGCAAAGGCCCAGCAGCAGCTACAAGCGGCAGCCCTCTCCGACGGGATTCTGGACGCAGCCCGCAAGAACGCCCGAGCGACGGTAACGACGCTCCTCTACTCGCTCGGCTTCCAAACCGTAGACGTGAATTAG